From the genome of uncultured Fibrobacter sp., one region includes:
- a CDS encoding cupin domain-containing protein: MENAILGNDIFEKFNEGELRLSGKTVAFKDIVWSKHPTFEGVELKHIINAKETGGTFSYHLVRIAPNKSIKTHIHETQLETHEVIAGSGICVNDGAKLEYTPGVISIMPAKVPHQVDAGDQGLYLFAKFMPALC; the protein is encoded by the coding sequence ATGGAAAATGCTATTCTCGGTAACGATATTTTCGAAAAATTCAACGAGGGCGAGCTTAGGCTCTCGGGCAAAACGGTCGCTTTCAAGGATATCGTCTGGTCCAAGCACCCGACTTTCGAGGGCGTAGAACTCAAGCATATCATCAACGCGAAAGAAACCGGCGGCACGTTCAGCTATCATTTGGTGAGAATCGCGCCAAACAAGAGCATCAAAACGCACATTCACGAAACCCAGCTCGAAACCCACGAGGTTATCGCAGGCAGCGGCATTTGCGTCAATGACGGCGCCAAGCTCGAATATACTCCGGGAGTTATCTCGATTATGCCGGCAAAAGTCCCGCACCAGGTAGATGCTGGCGACCAGGGGCTTTATCTGTTCGCGAAGTTCATGCCAGCGCTTTGTTAA
- a CDS encoding AraC family transcriptional regulator, giving the protein MSEISYSKKNDRIECVRYKDWRKSYPPHTHTGHMTVGYIEEGRVCMVLNGEAKIYGAGEQFQIPPNTLHEIKTVGDECYSMVVLCTALEPDEIVAEGCARDYESTVARLDELQKSILENPENIYLIEQMAHDACISLFHMIREFKKAFGLTPHQFQMQCKVRKAQKLLKERPAAEVTFDAGFYDQSHMDRCFKKVVGLSPKEYKKAVKDS; this is encoded by the coding sequence ATGAGCGAGATTTCGTACAGTAAAAAGAACGACCGGATTGAATGCGTGCGTTACAAGGATTGGCGCAAGTCGTACCCGCCGCACACGCATACCGGGCACATGACCGTGGGCTATATTGAAGAGGGCCGCGTTTGCATGGTGCTGAACGGTGAGGCGAAAATTTATGGCGCCGGAGAGCAGTTCCAGATTCCTCCGAATACGTTGCACGAAATCAAGACCGTAGGCGATGAATGCTATTCAATGGTGGTTCTGTGTACCGCGTTGGAGCCCGACGAGATTGTTGCTGAGGGTTGTGCGCGGGATTATGAAAGTACCGTCGCGCGGTTAGATGAATTGCAAAAAAGCATCCTTGAAAATCCCGAAAACATTTACCTGATAGAACAAATGGCGCATGATGCATGCATTAGCCTGTTCCACATGATACGCGAATTCAAAAAGGCCTTCGGACTCACGCCGCACCAGTTCCAGATGCAGTGCAAAGTCCGCAAGGCGCAAAAGTTGCTCAAAGAAAGGCCCGCAGCCGAGGTGACCTTTGACGCTGGGTTTTACGACCAAAGCCACATGGACCGCTGCTTTAAAAAAGTCGTCGGCCTTTCTCCGAAAGAATACAAGAAAGCGGTGAAGGATAGCTAA